The Bacillus sp. B-jedd sequence TAGGCCTAGCAACAAGCTGCCTGCGAAAATAAACTCATTAATCTTGTCCTGGAGATACAAAATGAGAAATATTAAATAAAAAAGAAGAGTTACTAGACTAGTGATAACTCTCATTTTCAGCATAAATCCGGTTACCCCCGATCACCATTCAGCTTTAACTACCTGAATCTCCTTGTTAATCGAGTCAAGGATACGGATGACTCTGTCCACCTCACGTTTTGTACCGACAGCTTCCTGGCCAATTTGTTCCTTATAAAACATATCTGTCAGTTTTTCGTTATGTTCCTTGATCGCTTCCCCGACAAAATGGATGTCCGTTTCTTTATGGATCTTTCCTGCGCTAATATCCTTTAAGAACTTTTCCATATTCCAAATATGTTGCTCATATATCGTGCGTTCCGTATTTTCCGGGTTCAAAAGAACTCCAAGATTGATGCCGACCTGGTTCAGGCTCCGAATCTCGTTATCAATCGATTTTTTATATAAGGTTTTTTCACGTGCTGTGAAATCCTCATCATAAGCATTCAAAGTTTCGGCGATATCATTTAAATCCTTGGTCAATTGTGTGAAATGAGAAAATATCATTCTTTCTTTTACACTGCTTAAGACAGCCACTTGCTTTTTTTCCTGATTCCATAAGACAAAAAAGCAGGCACCCAATACAAATAACAGGACAACTAAAATAGGCCCCTTCGACATTTTCATGCCTTCTCCCCCTTGCTTCACTGCTTATTCTTTCGTGGTCCTGCCCTCCGTCACATCATCAAAAGGAGTGTAGTGGTTATCTGGGACATTTCTTTTTCTCATCATTTTAAAAAGCGTTATTCCAACAGCCCCAACGACAATCGCCAAAAATAGATATGCCATGTCAGCGCCTCTTTTTTCCAATATTATACACCACGAGAAACCTATTCAGCACGAATATCCTTTTAGAAAAATCCGTGTTTTATCTTTTAAAAATCTTCGCAAAAAAAGAACCCGGCGATTTTCCGGGTTCTCGTTCAGCCTACTCATAAAGGTCCATATAATTATCAGTAACCGTAACATTTTGTTCAGTTAATTTATCGAGCAGCCGGTATTCATTTTGGCTCATCGCGCCTTCATATGGGATAACGATTTCCAAGTCGTCATTCATGACAAAGATGTATTCCTTTAGATACGCAATGTTTTCCCGTTTAGCATAATGCTTCTTTACTTCTTTAAAGCTGTCCCAGTCATATGTGGTGACTTGGTTGAACGTTTCGAGGCGATTGTAGTGGAGGCCGGTATCATCAAAGTAAAAGTAGGTTGTTGCCGCAAATAGGAAAATAGGAATACTGAAGGAAGCGAGCAGCACGGAAAAAAGTCCGAGGTACTTGAAGTCAAATTTCAATTTCATAATTAAATACCCGACCATTACGATTGGAATCCAGGCCATACCGATGGCGAAAGTAATAAAGGCGGACTGGGGTGCAATGAAAAACCAATGTGATTTTGAGAAGAAAAAAAGGTCCTGGATCCAGGAAATGAAAACGATTGGCATGAAGAGGCTGCAGACGAAAAGGATGAGTGCCCAGACAAAGACGACTGGCCCTCGTTCAGTTTGAACTGCAAGATTGCTCATGAAATCCCCCCATTCTCTTTTTGGCAAAAAAGTTCGAAGATAGATTTTGCCATCAACCTTATTTTACCATAAAAGAAAATATTTTACTCGTAAACCCAACTTGCTTTTCTGGCTTACTATGTTCGCTTTTCAGACTGGCCCTTCATGAAATCATAAGCGTTATAGATTTGGAATACACATTTAGAGGGCAATGGAGTTTTCCAGGGAGGGGTTAGGATGGCTGTTGATTTTCAAAAAAGCGCAAGGGATGAGCATTTGTTTTGGCTGCAGATATTGGGGGATCACGCGCGATTCATTCACGAGGCGCTGGCTCCAGTGCAAAAAAGGGAGATTGATAAGGCTTTAGAATTTATCCGGGCATTCGATACCTTACTCGCGCAGGCAAGAACTGCGGATCCAAGGCAACTGGCAATCAGAGCCGAGGATGAGGTGCTTAGGCTGAGGGAATTCAAGCTGAACTTATTGCGCGAACATCTTGTCGGCAAAATTAAGATCCACCTGCCACCGACGTTCATCAACCATATGGTGAATGAACTTGATGAGTACGTACGGATTTTGAAACACGTAAAAGCCGGACAGGTTCCTCCCGTGTACCATGAGGTGCACCATCATCTCCTATGGCTGCTAGACGCCGCAGGACACTCGGGCGCCATTTCCTCTAATTTGGATGAGGTGGAGAAGAATTTAAAGAAGAAAAGCGATTCTTTCATGAAGCAATTTGAGGCCTTTTATCTAAAGGCGGTTGAGATGGCGGGCTATTTAAGGACGAACATAACGGAATTTCCCGCGCTCGCAAAATTCAATTCTGACGCAAAACTGGAAATCATTCTATTTCAGCAATTTCTGGTGGAAATTGAGGAGCTACGGTTGAGCAAGGAAGCTCTCGGCACATTCGCCCCGCTCATGGCAGACCACATGTTCCGTGAAGAGTGCTACTACTTAATGAAGCTCAGCGAAGCCGCAAATCTTGAAAAGCCAAACTGCGATCCGGCAAAACCGAGATTGAAAGAATAAAAGATTTTCATATTTCTTCGGACGATTCGGATTGAGGGTTAGATCTCAATCCTTTTTTTGCGCTCGGTACTCCTGCTGTAACCTTGGGCAGCTTCGGACAGCTCGCCGCTTCAAAAGTGAATCGTTGTCCGAAGGGTACCGGGCTTCGGACAACTTAGCGGCGATTTCCTTGTTTCCTGTCCGAACATCGGCCAACTTCGGACAAATCAGCGGCCTTTTCCTTTATCCTGTCCGAATCCGAATCCGAGTCCTCACAATAAGGATAAGCCAATATCCCACCTAGAAACATAAAAAATGCGTCGAGCTTTTCCGCCCAACGCATTTTTTATTGGAGATAGGAGCCTTTCGTCCCCAGGTTTATCTCCTTGAAAACGCAGCAGCCTAGCGCGACTCCTTCGGCGGCTGGCACACGTCACATTTCCGCTGATGGTTGTTCTTGAATTTCTTGAATGTTCTCTCGAAGTTGTTGCCGCATGCGCATGTAAAAAGCAGCTTTTGCGAAAATCCCTGGTATTCAGTTGTTACAAGTTTGCTTTCCGAGTTTTTTTCAACGAAATTCTGGATTTCGCCAATTGTCCATCGTTTATTCATTTTTCAACACCTCTAAATGGTTCTGTCAGCTAGCCTAATATGTTTACTCTTTGTTAAACCAGAGCTCTTCTTTATCATCGACATCGCCGTTGTAATTAATCAGAATTTCTTCGCCTGGTTTAATATCTTTGTAAGCATAAAAGTCAAACGTATGATTGTCAAAGTTAATTTCATACGTGGCATTCGGTTCGTAGGAATGATTAAATAACATGCCGTAGCCGAGCAGGATTGCGGTATGATTGATCCCGTATTCGAAAGCGTAATCGGCAAGGAGCGTCTGCTCGATATGATGGTGCTGGTCGTTCGGATAAGCAATGACAGGCGCTTCATGCAAAAGCTGACCTTTTTTAATATCACACACTGCAAATACGCCTCGATTGAACTCGCCATTACTCAGTGAAGATGATTTTATTTGGATCATGTTGTTCTCCTAACACGTTTAGAATTTTCTTATTAACTGTAACATTATTTCCCGGTTGGGGCTTGGTTTATTTTTGAAAAAGTATTTCCAAATTATAGCGATTGGTTGTTTTTGCCCAATAAACGATTGATCATGCTTGGAGTAATGGTACCCTTTAGGTCAATCAAATCTGACATTTTCTCCCGGATTATGTAGATGGTTAAACGCCATTTCGACTTGCGATTCAGTCGTCCGCGCGACTGATAACGCGGGCAGTTCGTTTTCGGCAAAAAAACCGACACCGCTTGTTTCAATGCCTTCCTTCGCCTGCCCGCCAATGATTTCACATTGGATAAATATTTTATATGTATAGTAGGGCGAAGGGGGGTGGGGATGGCACTTTTTATCAAGCACTGCGATCAGCTTTACCGGTTTGACGTCGAAGCCCGATTCTTCCTTTACTTCCTTTACCGCCACTTCACTTGGCGTCAGTCCGATATCGCCCCAACCGCCCGGCAGCGACCAGCCGCCATCTGTATTTTCCCTTACAAGCAAAATTTTATTTTCACGGAATACGACGGCCCTGATATCAACCTTCGGAGTCGCATAACCGGTTTCATTGGCAAACAAATCCGCAATCACTATATGATTCATATTTGTATACTGAGCCATGATTTCCACGCTTAATTGCCTTATCTCTTCAAATCTTTCCAGGTCATAAACATCCTTGGAATACGTCAATCCTGCCTGCGCGATAGACTGCAACTGTTTTGCCCATTCAAGCCATTTCGGTTCCATTTGCGCACACCACCTATCCATGATACCTAGATAGTACCATATTTATCTGCAAAACTTGTCGGCATCCCCTTTTTGCAAAAACGGCGGTTATGTAATTAACTCTTTCCCCTCAACAAGGCAAAGCACCCACATGCGCGGGTGCCGCTTAAGCATTATAATCTGAAGAGCCAATTGTTCCCTCTCGGTCCCCGAACGTTTCCGGCAACTGCGTTCGCGTTCTGAACCGGCCTGCAGCGTGGGTTATTGATATCCGGACCGCAATTAAAGGTTTCCTCCACTGTTTCGTTGACTGTCCGCTCTGTTACTGGGTAGAAGTTTTCGTTTCGGACAATGGTCCTGTTCACATTAATGATTTCTGTCGGGAATACACGTTTCACAACGCGGGTGTTGGTTCTTGTATTGACGATTGTTTTTGTAGGATAGACAATGACTTCTTCCACTGGCCCGCGGTGGCAGCCACATTGATTATGACGTTCCATAAAAACACCTCCTCCCTTCCATCCTTGTTGTTACATAGTATTTTATGTACAAACAGTGGCCTTGTCCTAGACAAAAATCACGCTTCTTCCAAAACAAACGTTTGTCCTATAGGGTATACGCCTGGTTAAATTCACTGATTTGTAACTTTTCCAAAAAACCGCTCTTTTTCATGAGCAACATCCATTATATTTTTTTCCCAGGGTGGTACTATTAAAAAAAACAGCGAGGAGTATTCAGCATGAACTATTTATTGCAGGTCGATTTTAAATCGGATGGTCCATTCGGTGAGGAGAAGTTCAAAGAGAAAGAGGAGTTGGCCAATAGCATCAACAATGAGCCAGGCGTCATCTGGAAGATTTGGACGGAGAATGCCGAAACGAAAGAATCTGGCGGAGTGTATTTATTCGAATCCAAAGAGACCGCGGAAAAATATCTAGAAATGCATACAGCCAGGTTAAAGAGCTTCGGCTTTGATAATATCCGCTCGAGAATTTTCGAGGTACACGAAGCGTTATCGCTGATCAATAACGCGCCGATAAAAGGCTAAACGGCAACTTCCCTCATAACCATCAGTGGGGACAGGACAATCCCCACTGATGGATTGTTTACTTTATAAAAAACGGTACTTTGTCCAGCTCATTCCCCTCAGAATCATGGACCATCAAGAAATATTCCCCACTCTTCAAAGATTCATTAAAGCGTGTATAGGATATATCCCCGGTGTCAGTTGATTGAAAGGATGATCCATGCTCAGCTACAGCCCCTTTCTGGGAATGGATGCTGACGCGGATATCTTCACGGCTGCTACGGGTAAGATCATAATAAACGGTTGTGGACATTGGCGTCGTAACGACTTTTTGCAGCATGATGGTTTCATCGTTACTGAGTGTGAGCTGCTTATTCAACTCGATTACTTTTCGCTCTTTCAGCATTTGCGACTGGTTCACTTTCACTTTAAAAGCCCAAGGCTGGTCAATGGCTGTACGATTCCATCGTTCGTACCGAATTTCAATTTCGACATCCTCTGTTGCGATTTCCTTGCCAAGCTCGATATCATTAAAGACGGTGAACATTTCATTATTTAATTCAATTGTTTGGCCGCCTGTTATTTCAGTGGCATCCTGCCCGTTTACCTTTACTGTTGGCGTGATGGCCGTCTGGTAATCGGCGTCGACATTGCTGGCAGGCTCGAATGTGGAACTTAAGATTATCCGTTGGTCATCCACTATCACTTCATTTAACGTCAGCTTTCCAAGCCCGTTTTCGGCCGTGCTTCCGATTTCGGTTTTATAGGAAGAATAATCAAGCTGCTTATTTTCGTTCATATGTTTTTCGATTTTTTCCCCAATGAATGGCATGTTGGCCACTGTTCCTTTATCGACTGTCAAAATGATGCCAAGCATGGCAACCGCAGCGCAAGCGCTAATCGTTCTCCATTTCCTGCCCGGCCTTTTTGGAGAGATGTCCCTTTTCACCCGCTTCAGAACCTTTTTCTTCTCCAATTTTGAAAGTTGAGTTTCCTCAAATTCGCTTAAATCTATTTTTACATCGTTCAGTTCATTGTAAATCGCCATCCGCTCATCCCTCACTTCGCAATAGTATACTTCTCAATTTCCTTCTGCCCCTGGAAAGCTTGTTATGCACCCATGTTTCACGCTCCTGAAGCTCGGAAGCTATCTCCTTCGAAGGTACGCCATGCAAATAATATTTCTCGAATATCGCCCGTTCTACCGCGGGCAGTTCATCGAGCAGGCTTTGCAGGTCAACTCTATCGTGATAGGAATCGTGTGAAGTTGGCATGTCCTCCTCGTATTGGAAGCCGCTAACATATTGCTTTTCCCGCGTGGATTTCCTTACATAGTCAATCGCTTTATATTTGGCAACAGCGGCAATCCAATTTCGAAATTCGTTCTTCTTTGGGTCGAAAGAGTCGATATTGTACCAAATCGCCACAAGCACATCTGCCATGCATTCCTCCGCGTCCCGGCGGTTTCCCTGGAGATATTTTTGGATAATCGCCTTCAGAAGCCCGCCATACTCATCAAGAAGCTGTGACAGGCCGCGCTCATTCTTCAGCTTTATCTGTTCAACCATCTCTTGTTCTTCAACGCTCAACATTCTCCCCCCTTTATCCGTCTTCACCAAGTAATACGGCGCCCGACCGTAAAACCTATCAACTTGGCAAAAATAAAACTTTAATCTTGGCAAATTAAAGCATGAAGAAACCGCCAATTTTTGATCTGCGCTCCTAATTTTTAGATACTATCTAAAATTGGGATGCGCATTTCTTTTGGCGGTTTATTTTGCAAAAAAGATATAATTATTTTCTTTCCTCACAAATCATTAGTACATTCCCATCCAGGTCTTTAAACACAAAGTAAAAATTGTCCTGAATGTCTGTCACGAGTTCAACTTGATTGTTTTTCATAAATTGATAGGAAGCTTGGATATCTTGCGTTACAAACTGAATGGCTGGGGTTTGGTAGGTTGGAATGTTCCCGTTTTCATCTTTCCAATTCGGCATCGTATCCAATAACAGCCCTGCCGTCCCTTCCATTTCCGCAACGAAAATATGATCAAAAAATAGATCTCCGCCTTGCAGGCCAAGTATTCTGCTATACCATTCCTGTGCTTTCTCAAGATTCCTGACAGGGATGAACACGCCTCCGATTCTGTTCTTAATGGGCGATTGAGTTTGAGGATTCTTCACAGTTTACCACCTTTGAAATATAGATTTCTCACTTTTAGTAATTCTCTATTTTGCCATAAATACCTTCTTGCCGTACTTAACTTCATTTACCATTATTTATTCTCGGTCGGATCAGCCTCATGCTCTATTATTTTTCTCTTTATTTATGTGTCCGTTCTCTTCCTCTGTTTCGATCCATTCAACCCAGCTAGCCCGCTCTGCTTTACTCGGCCTTCGCCTTGGCCTTGACCCTGGTTTCACCAGTTGGGCTTCCATTTCCTTTAACCGCAGAAGAACCTCAATCAGCAACCCGCCCAGAATCCCAAAACCAGCCACAAACCCAAATACCCCTAATGCTAACAAAACAACCCCCAAAACCCCCATCAACACCATCAACCTAACCATGCGCATCCGCTCACTCCCCCTTCACCCTAACTATATTAGATAACCATCCACAATTTTCCTGCAAAAAAAGTGTTACCGAAGTAAAGAGACGGTACTAATGTTTCATTCTGTTATCAAAGGACGCTCCGAACTGCCAACATTATTCTTTATATTTTCACTACTCTTATGTGTTTTATGGTGTGGTATACTTAGTTATCTTTTTTGTCGTTTTCAACGGCAGGCCCGTACTCGCTATTGACCCCGCACGGGTAATGTACTGATCAAACCTTAAAGACTCTTATGGGTCTTTTTTTAATTCCATCCCTTAACTATTCCCCTAAAATATATGTATTTTATTTAGAATTCACTAATTATTTGTCAAGTTTTGCCGATATTAAAAAAGAGAACTCCATCTTTCCTCCCATTTAGGATAGATAAGGCACATGTTATACTAAAAACTTACAATATTTGTTTTGGAATTATTTATTTGGATAGGAATTGAGCATATTATGAAAATAATAAAAGAAGCTCCACTTGAAAAAGTGTTGTTAAAAAACATGGAAATTTCACTTCTTGCATCCGGAGACGGTACAGAAGTCATTTTATATAAGCTTTATGAAAATGCATCCTTAGAAATTTCTCCGGCAGAAAATCCGACTAATCTTCTTCATTTGACCATACTATCCGGAAGTCTTGTTATGAAAAATTCTAATGGTGAAGTAGTACTCGAACCCGGTAATTCAGTCCATGCCTGCCCGGTGGGAGAGCATACAGTCTTTACAGCTGTTACAGAAGTTGAACTTTTATATGTAACTTCCCAGCCACATTTCCATATTTACAGGACTATTGTTAAGGATATGATGGATATTGCCGTTTCGGTTGAGAAGAATGATGGATATCCAGGAAACCATTGTGACAAAATTAAAGACTTATCCATTATGCTTGGAAAAGTAGTGGGATTAGATGAGGAAAAACTCTATATTTTAAGTTTGGCAAGCTTTTTGCATGATATTGGGAAATTGAAGGTTCCAAACGAAATTTTAAATAAACCATCATCTTTAACGGATGAAGAATATAACATTATAAAGATGCATACTGTGTGGGGAAGAGAGATTTTAGCAGACACCCATTGTCCAGACCTAATCAAAGCAGGAGAAATTATTGAGCAACATCATGAACGATATGACGGCCTTGGCTACCCTCATCACCTGAAAGGCGATGAGATTAGGATTGAAGCTTCTATTATCGCCGTTGTCGATGCTTATGATGCAATGAGGACAAATCGCGCTTACAGGAAAGGCTTGAGCGTGGATAAAGCGTTCAAAGAATTGTTAATAAATAAAGGTAAAATGTACCATCCAGACGTAGTCGATGCCTTTCTCTTTATAAAAAACAAATTAATCTAGTTAATCCTTAGAAAGAGGCTAGCCAAGATCGGTCAGTCCTTTTAGCATGAGATCTGATTTTCTTACAGAAGGCCCTTTGGGTCTTTTTTTGTTTGGTGAAGTACTAGGACGGTTCCACTGATTCTTCCGGGGTTTGACGGGAGCGCTGGAACCGTCCCCTGCTTCATTTAAACCAGTAATCCTCCTCGAGTTCTTCGCTGCTGTTGAGGAAGTTTGTTTTGCCGTTTGTGGGGTCGTCGTGGATTTTCAGTTGTCCTTTTTGAAGGAGGCTGTGTATTTTTGCTTTGAGCTGCTGCCTTGGCATGATGATGCAATGGTGGAGCAGGAAATTTTCGACATGGACGATGGTCCCTTCTTCGTAGGCGAATGCTTTTAAAATTAGTTGTTCAATTTTCATTTACGTCTATTCCTTTAATTGATCAGCAGAAGCATGGCTTCATTTTTGCCGGCCGCGGTTTCATAGTAGCGGAGCAGGAAGTCGTAGTTTTCAACGAGGTACTCTTTGTCCTCTTCGCTCCAGCGCTTGTTCATTGGGTAAATTTCATGGCGGTTCAGTTCATTCAGGTCAAAGCGTCCCGCCAGCTCCTCGGGTGCCGTCTGCTTTAATTCCTGATAGATTTCCCGGACCTCGTTTGGTTCGAAATACCTGAGCGGCCCGTAGCCCATATCCTCGCCAAGCTCATGGCCGCCAAGAATCGCCCTGCCTATATGTCCGTCGGCCGGCGCGTCAAGGTCGGCTACACCGCTCAGCAGAAAATGAATTCCATGCCATGACTTATCAATATCAAGCTCTTGCTCCTCGATTTCCTCCATTTCGTAAACGAGATCCCCTGCTTCATCGGGATTTGCTTTCAGCACCTTCAGTGTGTCAGCGGAAACCCTGAAAAAACTCGCAATCATACCCATTTGAAACACTCCTTCATTTAATATAACCAGCATAAATCAGACATTTAAGATAATTATGGAAAAGTTCATTGCCAAGGTGGCAATCTTTCTCATCAATGCCATCTAAAACGCACATCTCGTAATAAAGCTTATCACCAATTCCCTGAAGGTGAAAATTGCTCATATGTATGTTGTCTTCACTCTCAAGGATAATGTTGATCCTTTTTCCCGCTTGAATGTCATGCCACATTTGTTGCACTGTGAATTCGAATTCCTCAGGTTCGTTTTGCAAATCTAAAACCATACTGAACAAATCTAATTTTTCCGCCGGTGAATACAGTTCTTGAAGTACATCATGATCGGTTATGACATAATATCTCTTGGCACTTGGCAAACTCTCCTCATCCAAATCCACGAGGCTCACCTGTTCCTCAACCGCCTTATATTTCTTTTTCAAAACAGCCCCAATCTCATCCAACGTATAGCGGCGAGGAAAACCCAACTCCTCATACCTCCGAACAACATCCTTCACAAAATCATCCAAATACACATCAAAACCCATCAAAAACCCTCCTCATAGAAGTGAAGAACGATCCCCCGAGTGAAGCAGGGGAACGGTTCTACTGCTTCTTTCGGGTGTCGAATGAAGCGCTGGAACCGTCCTCATCCCTCCTTATATAGCCAGGGCAGGAGGGGAGGCGTTCCCGCTTCAGGCAGGAAAAAGATAAAAACAAAAAGAGCAATGAGCGGGATGATTAAAAATAAGACAAAGACTACTAACATCCCTGCATTAATTACTTTATCTAATGATTTATTAATCCTGCACTCCCTCCTTTGGGAAACTCGATTATCTCAAGAAATCTTTACACACCAGAACCGAAACTTAACTTAATCAAACCACAAAGAGGGAAAGTATACTATTTTTTATCTTAACATGCCGCAGTGATTCAGCGGGATGTTCCGGCTGCTATTTTCGAGGGAAGTACGGGGACGGTTCCTTTGTAAGATTTTTATTGAAGTTGGAGAAAGTAGTTGTAGGGTTTTTGTTGGATGGAGGATGTTTATGGATTTGCATTCTGGGAGTTTTTTTTGGCGGGCTACGTTTCCCGAGGCACCTGTTTACAAACCGATGGATGAGGATGTTATGTGTGATGTGTTGATTGTTGGCGGGGGCAGTTCGGGGGCACAGTGTGCGTATTATTTTGCCGATAGCGGCCTTGATGTCGTTGTGATTGAGAAAAGCACGGTTGGCAGCGGGACAACGAGTGCAACATCCGCCCTCCTCCAGTATTCGGGCGGAAAGATGTTCAGCAGGCTGGTCAACTCGTTCGGCATCGTTTACGTCACGCGGCATATGCAACATTTGAAAGGTGCCATTGATGAAATCGAGGCTGCCGCGGGCAAGGTTGCGATTGATTTTGACTTTACCCGGCGGGACACGCTTTATTTTGCGAGCAGCCCGGAAGATGTCCGCCCATTGATGGATGAGTATTCGTTCCTGAAGCAGCACGGCTTTCAGGTGGACTTTTTTGCAAAAAGAGACATTGAGGACAGATATCCTTTTAGCAAAGACGCGGCGATTTATTGCCATGAAGACGGCGAGATGAACCCGTTTAAGTTCGCCCACGCGCTGTTGGATTACGTGAGCAGGAAGGGGATCCGCGTTTTTGAGAACACGGAAATGAACGGCCATTATTATGATGATGTCGAAGAGCGGATGGTGATAAGGACGAAGACGGGCCACTTGATCCGTGCACGGCGGGTTATTTTTGCCGCCGGTTATGAAAGCATGGAGATCCGGAAGGAAAAACGCGCTTCATTCGTCAGTACGTTTACGGTCACGACGAAGCCGGTCGCGGACCTTTCATCTTGGTACCGAAGGACGCTCATTTGGGAGACAGCCCGGCCGTATTTGTATCTGCGCACGACTCCAGACGACCGAATCATTATTGGCGGGCTTGATGAAAACACGTTTTTTCCCGAAGAGCGGGACAGCATGATGATTGGCAAAAGGGATAAACTCCTGGAAGAATGCCGAAGGCTGTTTCCGGATATCCAGGTTGAGCCAGACTATTTTCTCGCTGCATTCTATGGACGGACTGTCGACAGCCTGCCGATTATTGGTGTTTACAACGAATTGCCCAGGTGCTACTTCCTATTCGGCTTTGGCGACAGCGGCCTCGTCTACAGCCAAACCCTCGCAAAATTCATCGCCAGCCACATCCTGCACGGCAGCGTTAGCGACCCGGAATTTGAGATGTATCTGCCGAATAGGATGAAATAAGACAGGGGACAGTTTTACTGCTTCATTCGTCACCCTAAAGAAGCGATGGAGCCGCCCCCTGCTTCATTAGGGAGATGCCAACTTTTGGTTATTTATGTTAATATCAGAAAAGCGGAATGTAAATTATTTAGGAGAGTTGGTGGTTTATGGGGCGAATGAAGAGAATTTTAGTTTGGGGAATTGTGGTTGGGTTGTTGCTAGTTAGTTATTATCCGTTGAAGCTTCGCGGGGCGTTAGCGCAGGAGGAAAACCCGATGAGGCACTTGCTTGCAATTATGAAGGTGGATTTCACGACTAGTCAGTATGAGAAGGTTTCGAAGGACGAGTTTGGGAATATTTATATTTCCAACTCCTCGCATCGTCCGTTAAAAGATTACATGCGTCAGCACGGTTGGAAATTTACTGAGCAGTATGGTTCAGGGCTTGAGTTTGAGAAGGATGGGAATAAAACCGTTGTGGTATTGAGGCATTATTCAGGGTTTTATAATCTCTGGCACGTTCCTTTTGAGGTATTAGAATAGACGAGAACCTATTTCCGGCAAAATTGGCAGGCTGCTAGATGGGCAAGCATTTGACCTTTTCAGGGGTGGATGACGTGAGAAAATTA is a genomic window containing:
- a CDS encoding NAD(P)/FAD-dependent oxidoreductase; the encoded protein is MDLHSGSFFWRATFPEAPVYKPMDEDVMCDVLIVGGGSSGAQCAYYFADSGLDVVVIEKSTVGSGTTSATSALLQYSGGKMFSRLVNSFGIVYVTRHMQHLKGAIDEIEAAAGKVAIDFDFTRRDTLYFASSPEDVRPLMDEYSFLKQHGFQVDFFAKRDIEDRYPFSKDAAIYCHEDGEMNPFKFAHALLDYVSRKGIRVFENTEMNGHYYDDVEERMVIRTKTGHLIRARRVIFAAGYESMEIRKEKRASFVSTFTVTTKPVADLSSWYRRTLIWETARPYLYLRTTPDDRIIIGGLDENTFFPEERDSMMIGKRDKLLEECRRLFPDIQVEPDYFLAAFYGRTVDSLPIIGVYNELPRCYFLFGFGDSGLVYSQTLAKFIASHILHGSVSDPEFEMYLPNRMK